One genomic segment of Amycolatopsis sp. WQ 127309 includes these proteins:
- a CDS encoding DUF1540 domain-containing protein yields MTTTEMPAVHECTVSGCSYNDDGCHAFAITVGGDNGSADCGTFVPLNTKGGLDRVTAQVGACSRADCRHNAALECTASSVRIGAGGGTANCLTYQK; encoded by the coding sequence ATGACGACGACCGAAATGCCTGCCGTCCACGAGTGCACCGTCAGCGGCTGTTCCTACAACGACGACGGCTGCCACGCCTTCGCGATCACCGTCGGCGGCGACAACGGCTCGGCCGACTGCGGCACGTTCGTGCCGCTGAACACCAAGGGCGGCCTCGACCGCGTCACCGCGCAGGTCGGCGCCTGCTCCCGCGCGGACTGCCGGCACAACGCGGCGCTGGAGTGCACCGCCTCGAGCGTCCGGATCGGCGCCGGCGGCGGCACGGCGAACTGCCTGACCTACCAGAAGTAG
- a CDS encoding dihydrofolate reductase family protein has protein sequence MTSTTGRKVTANIALTLDGHYNGPAGPADFGAIAPYVTTEVARDHMTRIWENATTAVLGRTNAEGFLGFWPSVAGDENADPRDRGYAKWLVDTEKVVLSTTLTEAPWERARVVNAPAADVVTGLKATGTGEILVNSSASVIKPLLAADLIDRLYLLICPEITGGGGRLFEDGLPATQWTLARHETGVLGETAVIYDRVR, from the coding sequence ATGACCAGCACCACCGGCCGCAAGGTCACCGCGAACATCGCCCTCACCCTCGACGGGCACTACAACGGCCCCGCCGGCCCCGCCGACTTCGGCGCCATCGCCCCGTACGTGACCACCGAAGTCGCCCGGGACCACATGACGCGCATCTGGGAGAACGCGACGACGGCGGTGCTCGGCCGCACCAACGCCGAAGGCTTCCTCGGCTTCTGGCCGTCGGTCGCCGGGGACGAGAACGCCGACCCGCGCGACCGCGGCTACGCGAAGTGGCTCGTCGACACGGAGAAGGTCGTCCTGTCGACCACCCTGACCGAGGCGCCGTGGGAGCGCGCCCGCGTCGTGAACGCCCCCGCGGCCGACGTCGTCACCGGCCTCAAGGCCACCGGCACGGGCGAGATCCTCGTCAACAGCAGCGCGAGCGTCATCAAGCCGCTCCTCGCGGCGGACCTGATCGACCGGCTCTACCTGCTCATCTGCCCCGAGATCACCGGTGGCGGCGGCCGCCTGTTCGAGGACGGCCTGCCCGCGACCCAGTGGACGCTCGCCCGCCACGAAACCGGGGTGCTGGGCGAAACCGCCGTGATCTACGACCGCGTGCGCTGA
- a CDS encoding metalloregulator ArsR/SmtB family transcription factor — protein MDEIAAALGDGARWRIVELLAERPRSVGELAERTGLRQPQTTKHLQTLARAGLVTMAPLGQRRVYALKAGPLAAFEARLRELVGAIEAHAGTRDVLARYQAAIEAETAAADRRQWADGRTFSFDRVLPVAPDVVWRHWVDPDLLASWWAPPSLTITECVLEPAPGGRVVLDYRDAEGRYRSEGRVHAADGPGHLAFELSVLDAAGKVSFTGHYDLTLTADPGGTRLRLGLRITETTVEAAAFVAGIETGWGQVLDNLTATLIRQEGPRS, from the coding sequence ATGGACGAGATCGCGGCAGCACTGGGAGACGGCGCGCGGTGGCGCATCGTGGAGCTCCTCGCGGAGCGGCCGCGGTCCGTCGGCGAGCTGGCCGAGCGCACCGGCCTGCGGCAACCGCAGACCACCAAGCACCTGCAGACCCTCGCCCGCGCCGGCCTCGTCACCATGGCCCCGCTCGGGCAGCGCCGGGTCTACGCGCTCAAAGCCGGCCCGCTCGCCGCTTTCGAAGCGCGGTTACGGGAGCTGGTCGGCGCCATCGAGGCGCACGCCGGCACCCGGGACGTCCTGGCGCGCTACCAGGCCGCGATCGAGGCGGAGACCGCCGCCGCGGACCGGCGGCAGTGGGCGGACGGACGCACCTTCTCCTTCGACCGCGTCCTGCCGGTGGCCCCGGACGTCGTGTGGCGGCACTGGGTCGACCCGGACCTGCTCGCGTCGTGGTGGGCGCCGCCGTCGCTGACGATCACCGAGTGCGTCCTCGAGCCGGCACCCGGCGGGCGCGTCGTGCTCGATTACCGCGACGCCGAAGGGCGCTACCGCTCCGAAGGACGGGTCCACGCCGCCGACGGACCCGGGCACCTCGCGTTCGAGCTCTCGGTGCTCGACGCGGCCGGGAAGGTCTCCTTCACCGGCCATTACGACCTGACGCTGACCGCGGATCCGGGCGGCACCCGTCTGCGGCTCGGCCTGCGCATCACCGAAACGACCGTCGAGGCCGCCGCGTTCGTCGCCGGGATCGAAACCGGCTGGGGCCAGGTGCTCGACAACCTCACCGCCACACTCATCCGACAAGAAGGACCACGCTCATGA
- a CDS encoding epoxide hydrolase family protein, translating into MPEITPEPFAPKTEPAVLDDLRARLRATRFPDSPEDAGWSLGTDVGYLRELVAYWADGFDWPAREAELGELPRFRAPVGGLGIHFVHAKAAGPAFPLVLSHGWPDSFWRYSKVIPLLTDPGAHGGDPADAFDVVVPDMPGFGYSDRPAGPPLDSIAVAGLWAELMAGLGYARFGAAGGDVGSHVSRYLALDHPDRVVAVHRTDAGLPIFSGDRAELAPEELAWFETVAAWGATEGAYAAMHRTKPQTAAAALNDSPAGLAAWIVEKLQSWSDTGGDIERSYTKDEILTNVMIYWLTGTIGSSMRMYHANSAIPAEQLARRVEVPSGFALFRGDVVRPPRAWLERTANTVRVTEPEHGGHFAAFEEPEVYARELREFFRPYR; encoded by the coding sequence ATGCCGGAGATCACGCCTGAGCCGTTCGCCCCGAAGACCGAGCCCGCGGTGCTCGACGACCTGCGCGCACGGCTGCGCGCGACCCGCTTCCCGGACTCGCCGGAGGACGCCGGGTGGTCGCTCGGGACCGACGTCGGCTACCTCCGCGAGCTGGTCGCCTACTGGGCCGACGGGTTCGACTGGCCCGCGCGGGAAGCCGAGCTGGGGGAGCTGCCCCGGTTCCGGGCCCCGGTCGGCGGCCTCGGCATCCACTTCGTGCACGCGAAGGCGGCCGGGCCCGCGTTCCCGCTCGTGCTCAGCCACGGCTGGCCGGACTCGTTCTGGCGCTACAGCAAGGTGATCCCGCTGCTGACCGACCCGGGCGCGCACGGTGGCGACCCCGCCGACGCGTTCGACGTGGTCGTGCCCGACATGCCGGGCTTCGGCTACTCCGACCGGCCGGCCGGGCCGCCGCTGGACTCCATCGCCGTCGCCGGGTTGTGGGCGGAACTGATGGCGGGCTTGGGTTACGCACGGTTCGGCGCGGCGGGCGGGGACGTGGGCAGCCACGTCAGCCGGTACCTCGCGCTCGACCACCCGGACCGGGTGGTGGCGGTCCACCGCACGGACGCGGGCCTCCCGATCTTCTCGGGCGACCGGGCGGAGCTGGCGCCGGAGGAGCTCGCGTGGTTCGAGACCGTCGCGGCGTGGGGTGCGACGGAGGGCGCGTACGCCGCGATGCACCGCACGAAGCCGCAAACAGCGGCGGCGGCCCTCAACGACTCGCCGGCCGGGCTGGCCGCGTGGATCGTCGAAAAGCTGCAGAGCTGGAGCGACACCGGCGGTGACATCGAGCGGAGCTACACGAAGGACGAGATCCTGACGAACGTCATGATCTACTGGCTGACCGGCACGATCGGCTCGTCGATGCGCATGTACCACGCGAACTCGGCGATCCCGGCCGAGCAGCTCGCCCGCCGGGTGGAGGTGCCGTCCGGGTTCGCGTTGTTCCGGGGCGACGTCGTGCGGCCACCGCGGGCGTGGCTGGAGCGCACGGCGAACACCGTGCGCGTCACCGAACCCGAGCACGGCGGGCACTTCGCCGCGTTCGAGGAGCCGGAGGTCTACGCCCGGGAGCTGCGGGAGTTCTTCCGCCCCTACCGCTGA
- a CDS encoding helix-turn-helix domain-containing protein — MRKDTRSGCPINLSLEIFGDRWTLLVLRDVVFAGARHFRELLGGPERISSNVLADRLAVLVEHGMLTRAGDPTHKQKVTYSLTEQAIELVPVLVQLSTWGVRHLPVGDAYAARAGVLTAGGPPLWDAFMDELRETHLGPGARHEEAPDGPTVAARMEAAYTASLTH, encoded by the coding sequence GTGCGCAAGGACACGAGGTCGGGCTGTCCGATCAACCTGTCGCTGGAGATCTTCGGCGACCGCTGGACGCTGCTCGTGCTGCGGGACGTCGTTTTCGCCGGCGCGCGGCACTTCCGCGAGCTGCTCGGCGGGCCCGAGCGGATCTCGTCGAACGTCCTCGCCGACCGGCTCGCCGTGCTCGTCGAGCACGGGATGCTGACCCGGGCCGGCGATCCCACGCACAAGCAGAAGGTCACCTACAGCCTCACCGAGCAGGCGATCGAGCTGGTGCCCGTGCTGGTCCAGCTCAGCACCTGGGGCGTCCGGCACCTCCCGGTGGGCGACGCCTACGCCGCCCGCGCCGGGGTGCTCACCGCCGGCGGCCCGCCGCTGTGGGACGCCTTCATGGACGAACTGCGGGAAACCCACCTCGGACCGGGCGCCCGCCACGAAGAAGCGCCGGACGGTCCGACCGTCGCGGCCCGGATGGAGGCCGCCTACACCGCTTCCCTCACCCACTGA
- a CDS encoding pyridoxamine 5'-phosphate oxidase family protein — protein sequence MNDPTIRLDDRFSDPGTRPTDWATTREVLETAQISWLTTVRADGRPHVTPLVAVWLDGKLCFGTGATEQKCRNLTVNPHVVLTTGRTSWDDGLDVMVEGEARRVTDRPTLERLAVAYLEKWDGSWKYEVGDDGLRQGGNDALIFAVEPAKVLTFGRQRTPASDTSMLSTVEFTHTSAVPARG from the coding sequence ATGAACGACCCGACGATCCGCCTCGACGACCGGTTCAGCGATCCCGGCACGCGGCCCACCGACTGGGCCACGACGCGGGAAGTGCTCGAAACCGCGCAGATCAGCTGGCTCACCACCGTCCGTGCGGACGGCCGCCCGCACGTCACGCCGCTGGTCGCGGTGTGGCTGGACGGCAAGCTCTGCTTCGGGACCGGGGCCACCGAACAGAAGTGCCGCAACCTGACCGTGAACCCGCACGTCGTGCTGACGACCGGCCGCACCAGCTGGGACGACGGCCTCGACGTCATGGTCGAGGGTGAGGCGCGGCGCGTCACCGACCGCCCGACCCTCGAACGCCTCGCCGTCGCGTACCTCGAGAAGTGGGACGGCAGCTGGAAGTACGAGGTGGGCGACGACGGCCTGCGCCAGGGCGGCAACGACGCCCTGATCTTCGCGGTGGAGCCGGCGAAGGTGCTCACGTTCGGCCGGCAGCGCACGCCCGCCTCGGACACCTCGATGCTCTCGACCGTCGAGTTCACCCACACCAGCGCCGTGCCCGCGCGCGGCTGA
- a CDS encoding aldehyde dehydrogenase, giving the protein MITCDKLFIGGEWTEPSGPDLLDLVSPHDQSPLGRAAQALPADIDRAVAAARAAFDAGTWPNTPPADRIAVLRKLNALREARADDVATIISAENGSALWFTRAGQTGLTRQANAYLDAAEAFGWEETLTPSDPGVPVRSVVRREAIGVVAAIIPWNSPFSAALAKVIPALLAGNTVVLKVSPENSLSMNLLAGLLAEAGLPRGVVSVLPADRETSEYLVKHPDVDKVAFTGSTRAGRRIASLAGEQLKRVSLELGGKSAAIILPDADLGAAIPGLRFGSLLNNGEACIAQTRILAPRGRYDEVVAGLKEMVESLPVGDPADEKTFIGPMVRPDQQQRVRDYISLGVEEGARLVTGGPDVPAGLELGNYVTPTLFADVSNTMRIAQEEIFGPVLVVIAYDDSDGTEDDAVRIANESEYGLSGGVWSADREHALAVARRLRTGTVTVNGAPIGFDGPFGGFKASGFGREYGVVGLTQYIEYKTVTVPA; this is encoded by the coding sequence GTGATCACCTGCGACAAGCTCTTCATCGGCGGCGAATGGACCGAGCCGAGCGGCCCGGACCTGCTGGACCTGGTGTCCCCGCACGACCAGTCGCCGCTCGGCCGCGCCGCGCAGGCCCTCCCGGCCGACATCGACCGCGCCGTCGCCGCGGCCCGCGCCGCTTTCGACGCCGGCACCTGGCCGAACACTCCGCCCGCCGACCGGATCGCCGTGCTCCGCAAGCTCAACGCGCTGCGCGAGGCGCGCGCGGACGACGTCGCCACGATCATCTCCGCCGAGAACGGCTCGGCGCTCTGGTTCACCCGCGCGGGCCAGACCGGGCTGACCCGGCAGGCGAACGCCTACCTCGATGCGGCCGAGGCGTTCGGCTGGGAAGAGACCTTGACGCCGTCGGACCCGGGCGTGCCGGTCCGCTCGGTCGTGCGCCGGGAAGCGATCGGCGTGGTCGCCGCGATCATCCCGTGGAACTCGCCGTTCTCCGCCGCGCTGGCCAAGGTCATCCCGGCGCTGCTGGCCGGGAACACCGTGGTGCTCAAGGTTTCCCCGGAGAACTCGCTCAGCATGAACCTGCTCGCCGGGCTGCTGGCCGAGGCCGGGCTGCCGCGCGGCGTCGTCAGCGTGCTGCCGGCCGACCGCGAGACCAGCGAGTACCTGGTGAAGCACCCGGACGTCGACAAGGTCGCGTTCACCGGCTCGACCCGCGCGGGCCGCCGGATCGCTTCGCTGGCCGGCGAACAGCTCAAGCGCGTCAGCCTCGAACTCGGCGGCAAGTCCGCGGCGATCATCCTGCCCGACGCCGACCTCGGCGCGGCGATCCCGGGCCTGAGGTTCGGTTCCCTGCTCAACAACGGCGAGGCCTGCATCGCCCAGACCCGCATCCTCGCGCCGCGCGGCCGGTACGACGAGGTCGTCGCCGGGCTCAAGGAGATGGTCGAGTCGCTACCGGTCGGCGACCCCGCCGACGAGAAGACGTTCATCGGCCCGATGGTCCGGCCCGACCAGCAGCAGCGGGTGCGCGACTACATCTCGCTCGGCGTCGAGGAAGGCGCCCGGCTCGTCACCGGCGGCCCGGACGTCCCGGCCGGGCTGGAACTCGGCAACTACGTCACGCCGACGCTGTTCGCCGACGTCTCGAACACGATGCGCATCGCCCAGGAGGAGATCTTCGGGCCGGTGCTGGTGGTGATCGCCTACGACGACTCGGACGGCACCGAGGACGACGCCGTGCGCATCGCCAACGAGTCCGAATACGGGCTCTCCGGCGGGGTCTGGTCCGCGGACCGGGAGCACGCGCTCGCCGTCGCCCGCCGCCTGCGGACCGGCACCGTCACGGTCAACGGCGCGCCGATCGGCTTCGACGGCCCCTTCGGCGGCTTCAAGGCCAGCGGCTTCGGCCGCGAATACGGCGTTGTCGGGCTCACGCAGTACATCGAGTACAAGACCGTCACGGTGCCGGCGTGA
- a CDS encoding TetR/AcrR family transcriptional regulator, whose protein sequence is MRADAVRNLETVLTTGARLLAEDPATGVAAIAAAAGVDRRTVYRHFASRDELLAAIYDARLTAVEEAVGHARLREAPVPVALHRYAEGVIEVNRTWPVELTRMRAEPSIQDRRGRVIAEVDAFIARATAEGFFRADVPDGWVYNVVIQLLHLASRQPSSAPEAADLLVATLLRGVGAH, encoded by the coding sequence ATGAGAGCCGACGCGGTCCGCAACCTCGAGACCGTCCTGACGACGGGCGCGCGCCTGCTCGCCGAGGACCCGGCGACCGGCGTGGCCGCGATCGCCGCCGCGGCCGGCGTGGACCGCCGCACGGTCTACCGCCACTTCGCGTCCCGTGACGAGCTGCTGGCCGCGATCTACGACGCCCGGCTGACGGCGGTCGAGGAGGCCGTCGGCCACGCGCGGCTGCGCGAAGCGCCGGTTCCGGTGGCCCTGCACCGCTACGCCGAAGGCGTCATCGAGGTCAACCGCACGTGGCCGGTCGAGCTGACCCGGATGCGGGCCGAACCGTCCATTCAGGACCGTCGCGGCCGGGTGATCGCCGAGGTGGACGCGTTCATCGCGCGTGCCACCGCGGAGGGTTTCTTCCGGGCGGACGTCCCGGACGGCTGGGTGTACAACGTCGTGATCCAGCTGCTGCACCTGGCGTCGCGGCAGCCGTCGAGCGCCCCGGAGGCGGCGGACCTGCTCGTCGCCACCCTGCTGCGCGGAGTCGGCGCGCACTGA
- a CDS encoding endo alpha-1,4 polygalactosaminidase → MPTIIRSSMMPFSRVQFLASAALAAAVLGGSACTASAAPAAVTPPPVKAGFDYQIGGAYTPPAGVKVVSRDHTAAPAAGLYNICYVNAFQSQPGAEGEWGDLLLRDANGKVVVDEDWDEALLDLHTADKRTRVAAKVNAWVDDCAARGYQAIEPDNYDSFTRSRGLLSDSDAQAYIRLLSAHAHQKGLAIGQKNTSELAGQRQANGLDFAIAEECGQQKNCGEFTPAFGDHVIVIEYTDAGLKTACSRWSSLSIVRRDLDVVPKGESGYVRKTC, encoded by the coding sequence GTGCCCACCATCATCCGGAGTTCGATGATGCCCTTCTCCCGCGTTCAGTTCCTCGCCAGTGCCGCGCTCGCGGCCGCCGTCCTCGGCGGTAGCGCGTGCACGGCCTCGGCCGCCCCGGCCGCGGTCACCCCGCCACCGGTCAAGGCGGGCTTCGACTACCAGATCGGCGGCGCCTACACCCCGCCCGCCGGCGTCAAGGTCGTCAGCCGCGACCACACGGCCGCACCGGCCGCCGGGCTCTACAACATCTGCTACGTCAACGCTTTCCAGTCCCAGCCCGGCGCCGAGGGGGAGTGGGGCGACCTGCTGCTGCGCGACGCGAACGGCAAGGTCGTCGTCGACGAGGACTGGGACGAGGCGCTGCTCGACCTGCACACCGCCGACAAGCGCACGCGCGTCGCGGCCAAGGTCAACGCCTGGGTCGACGACTGCGCCGCGCGCGGTTACCAGGCGATCGAGCCGGACAACTACGACAGCTTCACGCGCTCCCGCGGCCTGCTCTCCGACAGCGACGCCCAGGCCTACATCCGCCTGCTTTCCGCGCACGCCCACCAAAAGGGCCTCGCGATCGGCCAGAAGAACACCAGCGAGCTGGCCGGCCAGCGCCAGGCCAACGGGCTCGACTTCGCCATCGCCGAAGAGTGCGGGCAGCAGAAGAACTGCGGCGAGTTCACGCCCGCGTTCGGCGACCACGTGATCGTCATCGAGTACACCGACGCCGGTCTCAAGACCGCCTGCAGCCGGTGGAGCTCGCTCAGCATCGTCCGCCGCGACCTCGACGTCGTCCCGAAGGGCGAGTCCGGCTACGTCCGCAAGACCTGCTGA
- a CDS encoding ABC transporter substrate-binding protein, protein MDRRVFLRGVGGLTLGTALAGCGAAVGSDGGPVTVEVWHGQTDTGKKVLDELVADFHRTHAGIRIDLGGGVLADAMLQKITAALASGSFPDIAYVFGSDLASVARSPSVVDVTDLVDAGPGFWAPAREAVTVNGRVRAVPALLDSLAVVCNKTLFDAAGIPLPVAGWTWGDFVEAAKKLTDAANGTFGTAWPATGDEDTVWRLWPMVWDLGGDVIGAGGRGIGFADQGVRALEVVRDLAAAKAVYLDPKSGSEQMYQAFEAGHIGMVPTGPWQLPDIADAGVDYAVVPLPSFSGRPGTISGPDTWTLFDNGEERVAAARTFLAWLADPAQDVRWDEGAGSLPLSRRTQELPAWQEKTAETPGLPVFVDALENARVRPVHPAYPQVSAAVGTAIVAVLLGRATPADALRDCAAAADAALIIPR, encoded by the coding sequence ATGGACCGGCGGGTTTTCCTGCGCGGTGTCGGCGGTCTCACCCTCGGCACCGCGCTGGCCGGGTGCGGCGCGGCCGTCGGGAGCGACGGCGGGCCGGTGACGGTCGAGGTCTGGCACGGCCAGACCGACACCGGCAAGAAGGTCCTCGACGAGCTCGTCGCGGACTTCCACCGGACCCACGCGGGGATCCGCATCGACCTCGGCGGCGGTGTCCTCGCCGACGCGATGCTGCAGAAGATCACCGCGGCGCTGGCGTCGGGGTCCTTCCCCGACATCGCCTACGTCTTCGGCTCGGACCTCGCCAGCGTCGCGCGCAGCCCGAGCGTCGTCGACGTCACCGACCTCGTCGACGCGGGGCCCGGTTTCTGGGCCCCGGCACGGGAAGCGGTGACGGTCAACGGCCGGGTGCGCGCGGTCCCGGCGCTGCTCGACTCGCTGGCCGTGGTGTGCAACAAGACGCTGTTCGACGCGGCCGGGATCCCGCTGCCCGTCGCGGGCTGGACGTGGGGCGACTTCGTCGAGGCGGCGAAGAAGCTCACCGACGCGGCCAACGGCACCTTCGGCACCGCTTGGCCCGCCACCGGGGACGAGGACACCGTGTGGCGGCTGTGGCCGATGGTGTGGGACCTCGGCGGCGACGTGATCGGCGCCGGCGGCCGCGGCATCGGGTTCGCCGACCAGGGGGTGCGGGCCCTCGAAGTCGTCCGCGACCTCGCCGCGGCGAAGGCCGTCTACCTCGACCCGAAGTCCGGCAGCGAGCAGATGTACCAGGCGTTCGAAGCCGGGCACATCGGCATGGTCCCCACCGGGCCGTGGCAGCTGCCCGACATCGCCGACGCCGGCGTCGACTACGCGGTCGTGCCGCTGCCCAGCTTCAGCGGCCGTCCCGGCACCATCTCCGGGCCGGACACCTGGACGCTGTTCGACAACGGCGAGGAGCGCGTCGCGGCGGCGCGCACGTTCCTGGCCTGGCTGGCCGACCCGGCCCAGGACGTCCGCTGGGACGAGGGCGCCGGCAGCCTGCCACTGAGCCGCCGGACGCAGGAACTGCCCGCGTGGCAGGAGAAGACCGCCGAGACGCCGGGGCTGCCGGTGTTCGTCGACGCGCTCGAGAACGCGCGGGTCCGGCCGGTGCACCCGGCCTACCCGCAGGTGTCGGCGGCCGTCGGCACCGCGATCGTCGCCGTGTTGCTCGGCCGGGCCACCCCGGCCGACGCGCTGCGCGACTGCGCCGCGGCCGCCGACGCCGCCCTGATCATCCCCCGCTAG
- a CDS encoding carbohydrate ABC transporter permease, which translates to MPGLPRPITVPPAQVHAKKRRRRESAAAWAYVSPAVLIILGLGVVPVAWSLLLSFQVDDLVTPSRWVGWDNYAALAQDPNFAQAVGNTALYTVLYVPLSIFFGFLLAQALNRRIRLIGVYRTLVFVPFVLSATAQGVLFSFILDPQFGAANSLLHHLGVSPQGFLTDPGQALLVLVAITLWSGTGFCVIVYLAALQDVPPSLVEAARLDGAGTWRVLRHVTLPAITPVTAFLVVWQLITSLQVFDLVYVTTKGGPLGSTTVIVYFVWEQAFKNFTAGYGAASAYVLAVALLVVVVAVRLLRRPRKMARKVLR; encoded by the coding sequence ATGCCCGGACTGCCGAGGCCCATCACCGTCCCGCCCGCACAGGTTCACGCCAAGAAGCGCCGTCGCCGTGAGAGCGCGGCCGCGTGGGCCTACGTCTCACCCGCCGTGCTCATCATCCTCGGCCTCGGCGTGGTGCCCGTGGCCTGGTCGCTGCTGCTGTCGTTCCAGGTCGACGACCTCGTGACGCCCAGCCGGTGGGTCGGCTGGGACAACTACGCGGCGCTGGCCCAGGACCCGAACTTCGCCCAGGCCGTCGGGAACACCGCGCTGTACACGGTGCTCTACGTCCCGCTGAGCATCTTCTTCGGCTTCCTGCTGGCGCAGGCGCTGAACCGGCGCATCCGGCTGATCGGCGTCTACCGGACGCTGGTCTTCGTGCCGTTCGTGCTCTCGGCGACCGCGCAGGGCGTGCTGTTCTCGTTCATCCTCGACCCGCAGTTCGGCGCGGCCAACTCGCTGCTGCACCACCTCGGCGTGTCCCCGCAAGGGTTCCTGACCGATCCGGGGCAGGCGCTGCTGGTGCTCGTGGCCATCACGTTGTGGAGCGGCACCGGGTTCTGCGTCATCGTCTACCTGGCCGCGCTGCAGGACGTCCCGCCGTCGCTGGTCGAGGCCGCGCGGCTGGACGGCGCGGGCACCTGGCGCGTGCTGCGGCACGTCACGCTGCCGGCGATCACGCCGGTGACGGCGTTCCTGGTGGTGTGGCAGCTGATCACGTCGCTGCAGGTGTTCGACCTGGTGTACGTGACGACCAAGGGCGGCCCGCTCGGCTCCACCACGGTGATCGTCTACTTCGTCTGGGAGCAGGCGTTCAAGAACTTCACCGCCGGTTACGGCGCGGCGTCGGCCTACGTGCTCGCGGTCGCCCTGCTGGTCGTCGTGGTCGCCGTCCGCCTGCTCCGCCGGCCCCGGAAGATGGCTCGGAAGGTGCTCCGATGA
- a CDS encoding carbohydrate ABC transporter permease has translation MTARIDSVPAPRVLPVLRRPRLPFSPWHLLLVPLAVVFAAPLVWLLLSSVMSNAEINRFPPALWPSHVDFSGYRYVLDNALFVRWFTNSLIVSAVTVVSNLLFGALGGYAFARMRFAGSRALLALMIATMAIPFQLTMIPTFLVMKKLGLIDSLGALIVPSLVTPFAVFLLRQFFLSLPRELEEAAWIDGCSRLRVLFTIVLPLSRPALSTVAVLTFLSTWNDLTWPLIALNHDTVYTLQLGLTTFQGQHHTNWAAVMAGNVITVLPVLLAFLGAQKTFIQSITSSGLKG, from the coding sequence ATGACCGCCCGGATCGACAGCGTGCCCGCGCCGCGGGTGCTGCCCGTGCTGCGCCGCCCGCGGCTGCCGTTCAGCCCCTGGCACCTGCTGCTCGTGCCGCTGGCCGTGGTGTTCGCCGCGCCGCTGGTGTGGCTGCTGCTCAGCTCGGTGATGAGCAACGCCGAGATCAACCGGTTCCCGCCCGCGCTCTGGCCGTCCCACGTGGACTTCTCGGGCTACCGCTACGTCCTCGACAACGCCCTGTTCGTGCGCTGGTTCACGAACTCGCTGATCGTGTCGGCGGTGACCGTGGTGTCGAACCTGCTGTTCGGCGCGCTCGGCGGGTACGCGTTCGCGCGGATGCGGTTCGCCGGGTCGCGGGCGCTGCTCGCGCTGATGATCGCGACGATGGCGATCCCGTTCCAGCTGACCATGATCCCGACGTTCCTGGTGATGAAGAAGCTCGGCCTGATCGACAGCCTGGGCGCGCTCATCGTGCCGTCGCTGGTGACGCCGTTCGCGGTGTTCCTGCTGCGTCAGTTCTTCCTGTCCCTGCCCCGGGAACTGGAAGAGGCCGCCTGGATCGACGGCTGCTCGCGGCTGCGCGTGCTGTTCACGATCGTGCTGCCGCTGTCGCGGCCTGCGTTGAGCACCGTGGCCGTGCTGACGTTCCTGAGCACCTGGAACGACCTGACCTGGCCGCTGATCGCGCTCAACCACGACACCGTCTACACGCTGCAGCTGGGCCTGACGACGTTCCAGGGCCAGCACCACACCAACTGGGCCGCGGTGATGGCGGGCAACGTGATCACCGTGCTGCCGGTGCTGCTCGCGTTCCTCGGCGCGCAGAAGACGTTCATCCAGTCCATCACCTCCAGCGGGCTCAAGGGGTGA